From the Toxoplasma gondii ME49 chromosome VIIa, whole genome shotgun sequence genome, one window contains:
- a CDS encoding hypothetical protein (encoded by transcript TGME49_206480~Signal peptide predicted by SignalP 2.0 HMM (probability 0.938) with cleavage site probability 0.331 at residue 18): MAFSGLAAMASPPAATRAQLVSRRFLSGRLACPSAVSLTSGAPFSFAGAGPFSRCSILTRNPAASPSCLSIQTRFLGNRATGPQFDILDPKSINLREEARYVCRLFSVPTLNYLDFKQGCSSLRVFLFLAMMAGISLDLLLFHPPKSSYWNRFHLHRLPLNAERLLFPGKGNVYEYTKNGTKVDPDTGAVATEACASFLKLMYGVSL; the protein is encoded by the exons ATGGCTTTTTCCGGTCTCGCGGCGATGGCCTCCCCGCCGGCCGCCACCCGCGCTCAACTCGTCTCGCGTCGATTCCTTTCTGGCCGTCTCGCCTGCCCCAgcgccgtctctctcactTCGGGAGCGCCTTTCTCGTTCGCAGGCGCAGGTCCTTTCTCACGATGCAGCATCCTCACTAGAAACCCAGCGGCCTCCCCCTCCTGCCTTTCCATACAGACACGCTTCCTCGGCAACAGGGCAACTGGACCTCAATTTGATATCCTGGACCCCAAAAGCATCAAT CtgcgcgaggaggcgcgctacgtctgccgcctcttctccgttccgACACTGAACTACCTCGACTTCAAGCAGGGGTGCTCGTCGTTgcgagtttttcttttcctcgccaTGATGGCTGgcatctctctcgacctgcttctcttccatcCCCCCAAATCTTCCTACTGGAACCG CTTCCACCTCCACCGCTTGCCGCTGAACGCAGAACGTCTGTTGTTTCCGGGGAAAGGCAATGTTTATGAGTACACGAAGAATGGCACCAAAGTCGATCCGGACACAGGCGCAGTCGCGACCGAAGCGTGCGCCTCCTTCTTGAAGCTGATGTACGGCGTCTCTCTTTAG